The following coding sequences lie in one Zingiber officinale cultivar Zhangliang chromosome 2B, Zo_v1.1, whole genome shotgun sequence genomic window:
- the LOC122047026 gene encoding zinc finger CCHC domain-containing protein 10-like: MSSKKEEKTQAAADRVKAAALSAAKGLSRAQAERAATAAARNVNAYGQKEEGPSRWQERKEAKRQMYLLSTEKAVRLGERKDLKSSVSSAGGASQCQKCYQAGHWTYECKNERVYISRPSRTQQLKNPKLKMTLSVSYEIDNPDIGKEAREENHAKEVGGNSGTKSKRKHRSSTDSEEESSEASVFDSDSESSVTGSEDSSGESSSSYTSSDSEERRRRRRKHKKRRHRRSSSSSDSSDSESASDSDSDEKNSRKKSKRHSRRH, translated from the coding sequence ATgtcaagcaagaaagaagagaagaCCCAGGCTGCTGCTGACCGGGTCAAAGCAGCAGCACTTTCAGCTGCAAAGGGTCTTAGTAGGGCTCAAGCTGAGCGAGCTGCTACTGCAGCAGCTCGAAATGTGAATGCCTATGGGCAGAAGGAAGAAGGACCGAGCCGATGGCAGGAAAGAAAGGAAGCAAAGCGTCAAATGTATCTATTGAGCACAGAGAAAGCAGTCAGATTGGGTGAGAGGAAGGATTTGAAGTCTTCTGTTTCCTCTGCTGGTGGTGCTTCACAGTGCCAGAAGTGTTATCAGGCTGGCCACTGGACTTATGAGTGCAAGAACGAGCGTGTCTATATATCTCGGCCCTCTAGAACTCAGCAGCTGAAGAACCCTAAGTTGAAGATGACCCTGTCAGTATCTTATGAAATTGACAACCCTGACATTGGGAAGGAAGCAAGGGAGGAAAATCATGCTAAGGAGGTTGGAGGGAATAGTGGCACAAAGAGCAAAAGGAAGCACCGATCCAGTACTGATTCAGAGGAGGAAAGTAGTGAGGCTTCAGTGTTTGACTCAGATAGTGAGTCTTCAGTGACTGGTTCTGAAGATTCTTCTGGTGAATCTAGCTCCAGCTACACTTCCTCTGATTCAGAAGAAAGGAGGCGACGGAGAAGGAAGCACAAGAAAAGAAGGCATAGAAGGTCTAGCTCATCCTCTGATTCTTCTGATTCTGAATCTGCCTCAGATAGTGATTCTGATGAGAAGAACAGCAGGAAGAAGAGCAAACGTCACAGCCGGAGGCATTAG
- the LOC122049514 gene encoding bZIP transcription factor 44-like, which translates to MSGSEMEERQRKRKLSNRESARRSRMRKQQHLQDLANQVAHLTKDNAEIVAQVEALSQHHQRLEAENGDLREQAERLERRMQSLSAVLRLAEDLGGVAMDEQGMLQRRREAFPSMGDDGGWFV; encoded by the coding sequence ATGTCCGGGTCGGAGATGGAGGAGAGGCAGCGGAAGCGGAAGCTCTCGAACAGGGAATCGGCGCGGAGATCGCGGATGAGGAAGCAGCAGCACCTGCAAGATCTGGCGAACCAGGTGGCGCACCTGACGAAAGATAACGCCGAGATCGTGGCGCAGGTGGAGGCGCTGAGCCAGCATCACCAGCGCCTGGAGGCGGAGAACGGCGATCTCCGGGAGCAGGCGGAGAGGCTGGAGAGGAGGATGCAGTCGCTCAGCGCGGTGCTCCGCCTGGCGGAAGATCTCGGCGGCGTGGCCATGGACGAACAGGGGATGCTGCAACGCCGCCGGGAGGCCTTCCCTTCAATGGGTGACGATGGGGGGTGGTTCGTGTAA